Sequence from the Paenibacillus riograndensis SBR5 genome:
GGTGGAACAGATATAAGATGAATCCCCGCTTCCATATGCTGCGTGAACTGTTCCACAACCTGACCTGTGCAGTTCAACACCTCAACGGTCCTTTGCCCGGAGCTTCTATCCAGTTCTACAACCATTCCGGCGGTTCGCGTGCCGTTGACAAGGATGACCGTTTCCGGCAGCTCCCGGTTTAACGTAACGACTGTTCGCTCATAGGCGGCGGTGATCAGCGTATCCTCATTGCTTGCCTCAACAAGCGGGTACAAAAGCTCCGGATGATGAGGCTCCAGATGTCCATCCAGCAGAACAGCCCGGTGCTCCTTCCAGAAGTCCAGCCAAAAGGCGGTCATTTCTCGGTGTTTGACCGGAAGGAGGTCAAGCCGCACAGAAATTTGCGGAACCGCAAACAGCACGCTGATCAATTGAAGCGCCGCAGACTCCACCGGATCCCCGGGATTCCACATAATAGGGTCCGCATGGGCTGCCGTATTGCCGCACAGGAGACGGATATCGATAGTCCGCACCCGGTTCTCGACAGAATCATTCGGACAATCCGCCGCCCGGAACATATTGCCGTATTTGCGCATATACGGGCCTACATAGGCCTGACGGAATTCAATCATCACATCCGGCTTGATCCTGCGAAGCCGCATTAGAATATCGGTCATCAGCCGGTCAACCGCATCCGGCACCGAGATATAGTCCCGCCCATTCCCATATTCATGCTTAGCTTCCTTGGGGAGATTGAAGCTGTCCACAAAGTCCAGCTTGAAGCCATCCAGGTCCCAGTTGCGCATAGCTGTTTCATAAATACCGATCAAATATTCCCTAATCTCGGGAAAGCGGGGGTCAACAATTCCCCAACCGCGCGATTCAATCGTATACAGCATCTTGTCCTCAAACTCCCCCCAGGCCTTGCTTTTCATGCCTATGAAAGGAACGGAGTACCATAACAGATATTTCATTCCAAGTCCGTGAACCCGCTGGACATGAGCCTTCATATCCGGTATTTTGTCTACGCATACTTCCCAGTCGCCACAGTACGCATAGCCGCGCGAATTGTCCGAGGTTTGCCAGCCGTCATCCATGATGACCGACTCGCAGCCAATTCCCTTCGCCAGGCGGCACATCTCCTCTACCTCTGCCGGAGCCAGCTTTTGATGAAAACTGTACCAGGTTGAATACATCGGTTCACGGGCAGGCGCCGGAACGGATGAAGGTGACAAACCCGGCAATCCGCTCCACCACATTTGTACATGGTTCAAGCTATCATAATAAGCCAAATCGCGGCAGTCGACCCGAAGTGTCGCTTCATAACTGCTGAACGGGGCCATCGGTTCCTCAAATAA
This genomic interval carries:
- a CDS encoding glycoside hydrolase family 36 protein; this translates as MHQLQQSDRHYQLSGAGDDYHATVTLETPEAGIELVHIRLTTERPAVPPVIRLAWEQPITDIHGVWHPNGGRNRGIIPDWGAGYVSKLTVSSPVVCLFSGAGRNRMTFAFSDTLNPVECKAGVHEETAVFHCSVTLFEEPMAPFSSYEATLRVDCRDLAYYDSLNHVQMWWSGLPGLSPSSVPAPAREPMYSTWYSFHQKLAPAEVEEMCRLAKGIGCESVIMDDGWQTSDNSRGYAYCGDWEVCVDKIPDMKAHVQRVHGLGMKYLLWYSVPFIGMKSKAWGEFEDKMLYTIESRGWGIVDPRFPEIREYLIGIYETAMRNWDLDGFKLDFVDSFNLPKEAKHEYGNGRDYISVPDAVDRLMTDILMRLRRIKPDVMIEFRQAYVGPYMRKYGNMFRAADCPNDSVENRVRTIDIRLLCGNTAAHADPIMWNPGDPVESAALQLISVLFAVPQISVRLDLLPVKHREMTAFWLDFWKEHRAVLLDGHLEPHHPELLYPLVEASNEDTLITAAYERTVVTLNRELPETVILVNGTRTAGMVVELDRSSGQRTVEVLNCTGQVVEQFTQHMEAGIHLISVPPGGVVSLRARRALFM